The following proteins come from a genomic window of Rhodoligotrophos sp. CJ14:
- a CDS encoding DegT/DnrJ/EryC1/StrS family aminotransferase: MNRWPHYDEEQIADVAMVLRSGKVNAWTGTEVAAFEEAYAALLGRKHAIALANGTLALDLALYAIGIGPGDEVIVTPRSFVASASCVPMAGAIPVFADVDPDSQAMTAETIAAAITERTRAVIIVHLAGWPAEMDEIMALARHHGLIVIEDCAQAHGATYRGRPVGSFGDLAAFSFCQDKIITTGGEGGLLAMDDDMIWQRAWSRKDHGKSHDAVFNRAHPRGFRWLHESFGTNYRMTGIQAALGLRQLERLPDWIAIRAANAAILMRACRQSPGLRTPAPPDHIGHAWYRFYTFIEPEHLRPGWDRDRILEAITARGVSCFAGSCSEIYRERAFAQAGLGPRKPLPVAKQLGETSLAFLVDPCQDQGTLEAAARTIADVMSEATGARQATGLARDPLAHAEG, translated from the coding sequence GTGAACCGCTGGCCCCATTATGACGAGGAACAGATTGCCGATGTCGCGATGGTTCTGCGCTCGGGCAAGGTCAATGCCTGGACCGGCACCGAAGTCGCAGCCTTCGAGGAGGCCTATGCCGCCTTGCTCGGCCGAAAGCATGCCATCGCGCTCGCCAACGGCACTCTGGCGCTCGATCTTGCCTTATATGCGATCGGCATCGGCCCGGGTGACGAGGTGATCGTCACACCGCGCAGCTTCGTGGCCTCGGCCTCCTGCGTGCCGATGGCCGGTGCCATCCCGGTCTTTGCCGATGTCGATCCGGACAGTCAGGCAATGACCGCTGAGACCATTGCCGCGGCGATCACCGAGCGCACCCGGGCGGTGATCATCGTCCATCTGGCAGGCTGGCCCGCGGAGATGGACGAGATCATGGCGCTTGCCCGCCACCACGGGCTCATCGTTATCGAGGATTGCGCCCAGGCCCATGGCGCGACCTATCGCGGCCGGCCGGTCGGCAGCTTCGGTGATCTGGCGGCGTTCTCCTTCTGCCAGGACAAGATCATCACCACGGGCGGAGAGGGCGGTCTGCTCGCCATGGATGATGACATGATCTGGCAGCGCGCGTGGAGCCGGAAGGATCATGGCAAGAGCCATGATGCAGTGTTCAACCGGGCTCACCCGCGGGGCTTTCGCTGGCTGCATGAGAGCTTCGGCACCAATTACCGCATGACCGGCATTCAGGCGGCACTGGGTCTGCGCCAGCTTGAGCGCTTGCCCGATTGGATCGCCATTAGGGCAGCGAACGCGGCAATCCTGATGCGCGCCTGCCGGCAGAGTCCGGGCCTGCGCACGCCGGCGCCGCCCGACCATATCGGCCATGCCTGGTATAGGTTCTACACCTTCATCGAGCCCGAGCATTTGCGGCCCGGCTGGGACCGCGACCGCATTCTGGAGGCGATCACCGCGCGCGGCGTTTCCTGCTTTGCGGGCAGCTGCTCGGAAATCTACCGCGAACGGGCTTTCGCGCAGGCTGGCCTCGGACCGCGCAAGCCCTTACCCGTCGCCAAGCAACTGGGTGAGACGAGCCTCGCCTTCCTGGTCGACCCCTGTCAGGACCAGGGCACCTTGGAAGCTGCGGCCCGGACCATTGCCGATGTGATGAGCGAGGCGACTGGGGCGAGGCAAGCAACTGGACTTGCGCGCGATCCCTTGGCGCATGCGGAGGGCTGA
- a CDS encoding ATP-grasp domain-containing protein: protein MMDLTLLVSSAGRRVALIECFRRSAKANDINLKVLACDREPALSAACKAADRAFVVPGCTHPAFIETMLEIVSDFGVKLVVPTIDPELAPLAEAVPRFAELGARVHVSPPSVIEIVRDKLRTVEVLGRAGVPVPITVSLNAARNCSGPKLWPMLLKPVAGSASRGIRIIRSQSELPDEPEEPMVLQQLLKGPEFTVNMFVDQEGTLRSAIAHRRLRVRAGEVEKGRTEREPLFRMLAEQVCVALPEARGVMCFQLILDETAGPCVFEVNARFGGGYPLAQYAGADYAGWLLREVAGLPSIAHDNWRDGALMLRYDAAFFEG, encoded by the coding sequence ATGATGGACCTGACCCTCTTGGTGTCATCGGCCGGCCGGCGCGTGGCATTGATCGAGTGTTTCCGCAGGTCCGCCAAGGCCAATGACATCAACCTCAAAGTGCTCGCCTGCGATCGTGAGCCGGCTCTGAGTGCTGCATGCAAGGCCGCCGATCGCGCCTTCGTTGTGCCCGGCTGTACGCATCCCGCCTTCATCGAGACCATGCTCGAGATCGTCAGCGATTTCGGAGTGAAGCTTGTCGTTCCGACGATAGACCCGGAACTTGCCCCACTGGCCGAAGCCGTGCCGCGCTTCGCCGAGCTCGGCGCCCGTGTCCATGTGAGCCCGCCATCCGTGATCGAGATCGTCCGCGATAAGCTTCGCACCGTCGAGGTTCTGGGAAGGGCGGGAGTGCCGGTTCCGATCACGGTCTCTCTCAATGCGGCCCGCAACTGCTCGGGTCCAAAGCTTTGGCCGATGCTGCTGAAGCCTGTGGCAGGCAGTGCCAGTCGCGGCATTCGCATCATCCGCAGCCAGAGTGAGCTTCCGGACGAGCCGGAAGAGCCCATGGTCCTCCAGCAATTGCTCAAGGGCCCGGAATTCACGGTCAACATGTTCGTGGACCAGGAGGGCACCTTGCGCAGCGCCATCGCCCATCGCCGTCTCAGGGTTCGGGCAGGGGAGGTGGAGAAAGGCAGGACCGAGCGCGAGCCGCTCTTCAGGATGCTGGCAGAGCAGGTCTGTGTCGCTTTGCCTGAGGCGCGTGGCGTGATGTGTTTCCAGCTGATCCTCGATGAAACCGCCGGTCCCTGCGTGTTCGAGGTCAATGCCCGCTTCGGCGGTGGATATCCGCTTGCTCAATATGCGGGCGCTGACTATGCCGGCTGGCTCTTGCGCGAGGTGGCAGGCCTGCCATCCATTGCCCATGACAACTGGCGCGACGGCGCCTTGATGCTGCGCTACGACGCGGCCTTTTTCGAGGGGTGA